Below is a window of Halomicrobium mukohataei DSM 12286 DNA.
CTTCCTGCAGGCGGACATGCGCGATCCCGCCGAGATCCAGGCGCTGATCGAACACACCGTCGAGGAGTACGGCCGCGTCGACACGCTGGTCAACAACGCGGGCGTCCAGACCGAGACCACCGCCAGCGAGGCGACGCTGGACGACTGGGCGTTCGTCGTCGAGACCGATTTCCGGTCGTTCTGGCTCTGTGCCAAACACGCGGTCGAGCACATGCCCGAGGGCGGCACCGTCCTCAACATGTCCTCGAACCACGCCCGCCTGACGATGCCCGGCCTCTTCCCGTACAACGCCGTCAAGGCCGGCATCGACGGGATGACCCGCGCGATGGCGCTGGAGCTCGGCCCCGAAGGGATCACGGTCAACACGATCAACCCCGGCTGGATCGAGATCGAGCGGACCAGCGAGGAACTGGGTGAGGACTACGAGTACACCGAGGAGATCCATCCCGTCGGTCGACTCGGGACGCCGGCCGACGTGGCCGGTCTCGCCACCTTCCTCGCCAGCGACGACGCGACGTTCGTCACCGGCGAGAGCATCCTCGTCGACGGGGGGCGCTCACAGGTGATGCAAGACGACGTGTACCTCGACTACCGTCGAGAGTGATCGGTCGGCCACGACCGCCGACAGGAGCGATTGTCTGCCGGCGTAGTATAACTATTTAATTACATACCGAGCTAAGTATTCTGAATTGGACCATCTTTGAGCCCATAATGCCCATAGATGTACCCATACAGACTATTATATACTGATAGAATCTATTAGTGACCCAGGCCCCCCATGCGAGTCGCCGAAAACCACAATCTATTGTGGAAAGCGCTATTCTGGTCGAAAGCTCCAGCGGACGGGGGCGCGTGTGGTCGATCGACACACCGCCCAAGCGCATTTGTGTCGCGATCGAGACAGCGACGGTATGGCAGATCACACAGCCGTCGCCGCCACACTCGAAGGGCACGATTCGTGTCTGCTGGTGGTCCACGCCCACGCGGACCTCGACGCGGTCGGTGCCGCCGTCGGACTCGCCCGCACGCTCGACAGCGACGCACGGATCGTCGCGCCGGACGGCCTCAAGCGACGAGCGCGACAGCTGGTCGAGGGGCTCGACGAGACCGTTCACACTCCCGACGGGGTGGCGGTCGGCGACGCCGACTGTCTGGTCGTCCTCGACGCACCGTCGAGCGACCGCATCGAGCCGGTGTGGGGAGCGATGACGCCGGAATCCCTCGTCGTGATCGACCACCACGAGCCCGACGACCTCGTCGAGGCGTCAACGGTCGCTGCCGTCGACACGACCGCCGGTGCGACGGCCGCGCTGGTCGCCGACGTGATCGACGCGCTGGATGGGACAGCGGGCTCGAAGGCACGGATCGCGCTGGCGGCGGGGCTGTTCGACGACAC
It encodes the following:
- a CDS encoding SDR family NAD(P)-dependent oxidoreductase; translation: MPADPTANAVPNRHADSVAVVTGSTRGIGAGVARRFAAEGASVVVTGRSVEPGERVVAEIEDAGGEATFLQADMRDPAEIQALIEHTVEEYGRVDTLVNNAGVQTETTASEATLDDWAFVVETDFRSFWLCAKHAVEHMPEGGTVLNMSSNHARLTMPGLFPYNAVKAGIDGMTRAMALELGPEGITVNTINPGWIEIERTSEELGEDYEYTEEIHPVGRLGTPADVAGLATFLASDDATFVTGESILVDGGRSQVMQDDVYLDYRRE